From Butyricimonas paravirosa, one genomic window encodes:
- the lgt gene encoding prolipoprotein diacylglyceryl transferase — protein sequence MTLVSLFINWDVSPELISLGGFSIRYYGLLFALAFVCGYKVEEKMFKSEGLSQQWLDKLWIYVAVATVIGARLGHCFFYDWAYYSAHPFEIILPVRFQPEFRFTGYQGLASHGAAIGIIAGLWYYSKKVSRKSIFWILDRAVIPIALAGFFIRMGNLMNSEIVGLPTELPWGFRFVHSGMPDPMTPRHPAQLYEAICYLISFAVLMHLYWKTKAKDRQGFLFGMFLVLIFTARFVIEFVKENQEEFENAMTLNMGQWLSIPFVLIGIYMIWRSGKKIKVKN from the coding sequence ATGACATTGGTTTCATTATTTATCAATTGGGATGTTAGTCCCGAATTAATTAGTTTAGGTGGTTTCTCGATTCGTTATTACGGGTTATTATTCGCCTTGGCTTTCGTGTGCGGGTATAAGGTAGAGGAGAAGATGTTCAAGTCGGAAGGGTTAAGCCAGCAGTGGTTGGATAAGTTGTGGATATACGTGGCGGTTGCCACGGTGATCGGGGCCCGGTTGGGACATTGTTTCTTTTATGATTGGGCATATTATAGCGCTCATCCGTTTGAAATTATTCTACCGGTTCGGTTTCAACCGGAATTCCGTTTTACGGGATACCAAGGGTTGGCCAGCCACGGGGCTGCAATCGGTATTATTGCCGGGTTGTGGTACTATTCCAAGAAGGTAAGTAGGAAATCAATATTTTGGATTCTGGATCGTGCCGTAATTCCAATCGCATTGGCCGGTTTCTTTATCCGGATGGGAAATCTGATGAACTCGGAGATTGTCGGCTTACCGACAGAGCTACCTTGGGGATTCCGTTTTGTACATTCCGGGATGCCTGATCCGATGACTCCCCGTCATCCTGCACAGTTGTACGAGGCGATTTGTTATTTGATCAGTTTTGCTGTTTTAATGCATTTGTATTGGAAGACGAAAGCGAAAGATCGTCAGGGCTTTCTTTTTGGAATGTTTTTGGTACTGATCTTTACCGCTCGTTTTGTGATCGAGTTTGTGAAAGAGAACCAAGAAGAATTTGAAAACGCCATGACCTTGAATATGGGGCAATGGTTGAGTATTCCGTTTGTGCTGATCGGGATTTACATGATCTGGAGAAGCGGGAAAAAGATAAAAGTTAAAAACTAA
- a CDS encoding nucleoside deaminase: MKESVTCNQSTCNSPEANSYNPEFMKEAIRIAVENVEKGTGGPFGAVVVRDGKIIATSGNTVVPDNDPTAHAEVNAIRKACKQLDSFQLKGCEIYSSCEPCPMCLGAIYWARPERVYYACTKEDAAVGGFDDSFIYKEIVLDGPMRCIPFENKREEGAGEEFRLWQTTNNKTRY, from the coding sequence ATGAAAGAATCTGTAACTTGTAACCAATCAACCTGCAACTCGCCGGAGGCGAACTCTTATAATCCGGAATTTATGAAGGAGGCAATTCGTATTGCCGTGGAGAACGTGGAGAAGGGGACGGGAGGACCGTTCGGGGCGGTAGTTGTGCGGGATGGTAAGATTATCGCAACTTCCGGGAATACGGTTGTTCCGGATAATGATCCCACGGCTCATGCGGAAGTGAATGCTATTCGCAAGGCTTGTAAGCAACTTGATTCTTTCCAGTTGAAGGGGTGTGAAATTTATTCCAGTTGTGAACCGTGTCCCATGTGTTTAGGGGCGATTTACTGGGCGAGACCGGAACGGGTGTATTATGCCTGTACGAAGGAGGATGCCGCTGTCGGTGGATTTGATGATTCTTTTATCTATAAAGAGATCGTGTTGGATGGGCCTATGCGTTGTATCCCTTTTGAGAACAAACGGGAAGAGGGTGCGGGAGAGGAATTCAGGCTTTGGCAGACAACCAATAATAAAACGAGATATTAG
- a CDS encoding KamA family radical SAM protein, translated as MKEKDVLNFSCIELVSLFEREFPAIMQGASLSKDWKEFEQFLKGYVRAALTKYSTSSSIKRFFRMFMNETRHIRDFSTGEKIRYEPIKWLWQALRGEGDGIHPDFLLDWYYLFKKYQTDEVVLPERVQCDQWRGRWKTGMDEDVTQERRENRERIRGLLIGKIEKRDKLNTRYRFEEGMSMERKRELVGEWWGDYKFHLALAVREPDELNLFMGDTLSPELMELLHRAKQKGIPFFVTPYYLSLLSVRTDGYDDSTIRSYVIYSEELVENFGRIRAWEKEDVVEPGKPNAAGWLLPNATNIHRRYPEVAIFIPDSMGRACGLCALCQRMYDFQKGHLNFNLDRLKPTDGWEVKMERLMMYYEHDSQLRDILITGGDALMSQNQTLEKILDAVFRMAVRKRELNKRRGKGEKYAEIQRVRLGSRLLAYLPSRVNDGLIEVLKRFREKAEQVGIQQFFIQTHFESPLEVTEEVIQATRCLLEAGWIITNQAVFTVAASRRGHTARLREVLNRIGILTYYTFSVKGFEENYALFVPNSRSLQEMLEEKVYGDLPVELEKEVLELLEYPERIPAELPDLLDKYRQPFLATDRNVMNLPGIGKSMTYQTVGMTKEGKRILRFSLDAGRRHSPQVDHEGEIYIVESKSIAAYLRQLQALGERVEDYSSLWDYAEGRTESRFALFEYPEPRIEITGDFTNLEIDS; from the coding sequence GTGAAGGAGAAAGATGTATTGAATTTTTCGTGTATAGAGTTGGTGAGTTTATTTGAGCGGGAGTTTCCGGCGATCATGCAAGGTGCAAGCCTTAGTAAGGATTGGAAAGAGTTTGAACAATTTCTGAAGGGGTACGTGCGTGCCGCTTTGACAAAATATTCTACTTCTTCGTCTATAAAACGATTTTTCCGGATGTTTATGAACGAGACCCGGCATATTCGTGATTTTTCCACGGGGGAGAAGATTCGTTATGAACCGATTAAATGGTTATGGCAAGCTTTACGGGGAGAGGGGGATGGCATACATCCGGATTTTTTGTTGGATTGGTATTATCTATTTAAGAAATACCAGACAGATGAAGTCGTTTTACCGGAGCGGGTGCAATGTGACCAATGGCGGGGACGTTGGAAAACCGGGATGGATGAGGATGTAACTCAAGAGCGACGGGAGAACCGGGAGCGGATACGTGGTTTGTTGATTGGGAAAATAGAGAAGAGAGATAAGTTGAATACCCGTTATCGTTTTGAAGAGGGAATGAGCATGGAGAGAAAACGGGAGTTGGTGGGTGAATGGTGGGGGGATTATAAATTTCATCTCGCTTTAGCCGTCCGGGAACCGGATGAGTTGAATCTGTTCATGGGTGACACGTTATCGCCGGAGTTAATGGAGCTTTTACACCGGGCGAAACAGAAAGGAATCCCGTTTTTCGTGACACCCTATTATCTTTCCTTGTTGAGCGTTCGGACGGATGGGTACGATGATTCCACGATTCGGAGTTACGTGATCTATTCCGAGGAGCTGGTGGAGAATTTTGGGCGGATCCGGGCGTGGGAGAAAGAGGATGTGGTGGAACCGGGAAAACCGAATGCTGCCGGGTGGTTGTTGCCCAATGCCACGAATATTCATCGTCGTTATCCCGAAGTGGCTATTTTCATCCCGGATTCGATGGGACGGGCTTGTGGGCTGTGCGCTTTATGCCAGCGTATGTACGACTTTCAGAAAGGACATTTGAATTTTAACTTGGATCGGCTGAAACCGACAGACGGGTGGGAAGTCAAGATGGAGCGCTTGATGATGTATTACGAGCATGATTCTCAATTGCGGGATATTTTGATTACGGGAGGGGATGCACTGATGAGTCAAAACCAGACGTTGGAAAAAATCTTGGATGCTGTTTTCCGTATGGCCGTGCGCAAGCGAGAATTGAACAAGCGACGTGGGAAAGGAGAAAAATATGCCGAGATTCAACGGGTGAGATTGGGTTCGAGGTTGTTGGCTTATTTACCCAGTCGTGTAAATGACGGGTTGATCGAGGTGTTGAAAAGATTCCGGGAGAAGGCGGAACAGGTCGGGATTCAGCAATTTTTCATACAGACTCATTTCGAGTCGCCTTTGGAAGTGACCGAGGAGGTGATTCAGGCTACCCGGTGCTTGCTGGAGGCCGGATGGATTATCACCAATCAGGCCGTGTTCACGGTGGCGGCTTCACGTCGGGGACATACGGCGAGGTTGAGAGAGGTACTGAATCGAATCGGTATTCTGACGTATTACACTTTTTCCGTGAAGGGATTCGAGGAGAATTATGCCTTGTTTGTCCCGAATAGTCGTTCGCTACAAGAGATGTTGGAGGAAAAAGTGTACGGGGATTTGCCCGTGGAGCTGGAAAAGGAGGTCTTGGAATTGTTGGAATACCCGGAAAGGATTCCCGCTGAATTACCGGATTTGTTGGACAAATACCGGCAACCGTTTCTGGCCACGGATCGAAACGTGATGAACCTGCCCGGAATCGGGAAGAGCATGACGTACCAGACGGTCGGGATGACAAAGGAGGGGAAGCGTATTTTACGTTTTTCTCTGGACGCGGGACGACGGCATAGCCCTCAAGTGGATCACGAGGGGGAGATTTATATCGTGGAAAGCAAGTCGATCGCGGCTTATTTACGCCAATTGCAAGCGTTGGGTGAACGTGTGGAGGATTACAGTTCGTTGTGGGATTATGCTGAAGGGCGCACGGAATCCCGTTTTGCCCTTTTTGAATATCCGGAACCGAGAATTGAAATCACGGGGGATTTCACGAATCTGGAAATTGATTCGTGA
- a CDS encoding DUF6266 family protein, protein MAIFKPTIFQDISGSVGNVTSYKVGKTQIARGKPGFVKDAKTPEQLKQRARLSLITKLRRRFLKILSVGYCSPSGKICANCFTRDNIHKVNADDVENPTVDLLTLSLSGGGLRLPLIEAEVDKEKRLVTFRWKQQPLMPFMAKEDRLMGVIHEREEKKSRLVELGTRGTSGEEEWPLPEDWDVNQLVVYGFAVSANGQNASGTLGLLETNGDA, encoded by the coding sequence ATGGCAATCTTTAAACCGACCATATTTCAAGACATCTCCGGTTCCGTCGGCAACGTAACCTCCTACAAAGTGGGTAAAACTCAAATCGCGAGAGGAAAACCGGGTTTCGTGAAGGACGCAAAAACCCCGGAACAATTGAAACAACGTGCCAGACTTAGCCTGATCACGAAATTGCGTCGCCGTTTCCTCAAAATCCTATCCGTGGGGTATTGTTCCCCCTCCGGCAAGATATGCGCCAACTGCTTCACCCGTGACAATATTCACAAAGTGAACGCGGATGACGTGGAAAATCCCACCGTGGACCTGTTGACACTCTCGCTCTCCGGTGGCGGGTTACGCTTACCCCTCATCGAGGCAGAAGTGGACAAGGAAAAACGGCTGGTCACCTTCCGGTGGAAACAACAACCATTAATGCCTTTCATGGCAAAGGAAGACCGCTTGATGGGTGTAATTCACGAACGGGAAGAAAAGAAAAGCCGGCTCGTGGAACTCGGAACTAGAGGCACAAGCGGGGAAGAAGAATGGCCGTTACCGGAAGACTGGGACGTGAATCAACTAGTCGTGTACGGTTTCGCTGTCAGCGCAAACGGGCAGAACGCGTCGGGGACACTGGGATTACTCGAAACTAACGGGGACGCCTGA
- a CDS encoding DUF6266 family protein → MATLNDSVLQGASGKIGGYVTYSVGNKTYARKLADTISNPRSEGQTTQRSKLPGAQTMYRATRGSMLEKVYALVAREEERRSGYHWFLHANMNMFGPNDYIDYPRLVLSDGSLQLPFGMKATAIHANKLELEWLDNTSTVTAQATDQLTVVAIFDNEPYQPVVLDDTGFCRSDGKAIVPVPEGTWTTAHLYCFFAAQDGKRYSPCMYFSISKS, encoded by the coding sequence ATGGCAACATTAAACGATTCGGTATTACAAGGAGCCTCCGGGAAAATCGGGGGATACGTGACTTACTCGGTAGGAAACAAAACGTATGCCCGAAAATTGGCAGACACCATCAGCAACCCGCGTTCGGAAGGACAAACGACACAACGTTCAAAGCTCCCCGGAGCCCAGACCATGTATCGTGCCACACGAGGAAGCATGCTGGAAAAAGTGTACGCGCTCGTGGCTCGGGAAGAGGAACGACGCTCCGGCTACCACTGGTTCCTTCACGCAAACATGAATATGTTCGGCCCGAATGACTACATCGATTACCCCCGGCTAGTCCTGTCGGATGGTAGCCTGCAATTACCTTTCGGGATGAAAGCCACGGCCATTCACGCAAACAAACTGGAACTGGAGTGGCTGGATAACACGTCAACCGTCACCGCACAAGCGACCGACCAACTGACCGTTGTCGCCATCTTTGACAACGAACCCTATCAACCCGTCGTGCTGGATGACACGGGATTCTGCCGATCAGATGGAAAAGCCATCGTACCCGTCCCGGAAGGAACATGGACAACAGCCCATTTATATTGCTTTTTCGCTGCCCAAGACGGGAAACGTTACTCCCCCTGCATGTATTTCTCTATTTCCAAATCTTAA
- a CDS encoding response regulator transcription factor, with protein MEEKINILYAEDNTTAAMIYTEILEEAGYTVTLAKEGNKAWQLYETGAWDLLLLDMDLPGKDGHELIRLVREKGDQVPIVILSSVNHNHALYEGADDYLVKGCSVDDVKARLDKAIARTKRLNTEKEQGLFRISPDTTFNKNNRLLTISGKREELKSMESNILWLFCLRINEVIPTVEMCETLWGVYTTDKEKALTRYVCLLNKKLKADKSIAIQNEFARGYKLVNGL; from the coding sequence ATGGAAGAAAAAATAAATATACTCTATGCCGAGGACAATACCACGGCCGCCATGATATACACGGAAATCCTTGAAGAAGCCGGGTACACGGTAACCCTTGCCAAAGAGGGGAACAAGGCGTGGCAACTATACGAAACCGGAGCTTGGGATCTCCTGTTACTTGACATGGACCTACCGGGAAAAGACGGCCACGAACTGATTCGCCTCGTACGGGAAAAAGGGGATCAGGTCCCGATCGTGATTCTCAGTTCCGTCAATCACAACCATGCCCTGTACGAGGGAGCCGACGATTATCTCGTGAAAGGTTGTAGCGTGGACGACGTGAAAGCTCGCTTGGACAAGGCTATCGCCAGAACCAAACGATTGAACACGGAAAAAGAACAAGGCCTTTTCCGCATCTCTCCCGACACCACCTTCAACAAAAACAACCGACTGCTCACCATCTCCGGCAAACGAGAAGAGTTGAAAAGTATGGAATCAAACATCTTATGGCTATTCTGCCTGCGGATCAACGAGGTGATTCCCACCGTGGAAATGTGCGAAACGCTCTGGGGTGTCTATACCACAGACAAGGAAAAAGCCCTCACCAGATACGTCTGCCTGCTGAATAAAAAACTGAAAGCGGATAAAAGCATCGCCATCCAAAACGAATTTGCTCGAGGTTACAAACTCGTGAACGGCTTGTAG
- a CDS encoding sensor histidine kinase, whose translation MKHDLRIIGYITFTIFILLWINQLFSGIKLYETVKTRWQIHMDSIIESVIPPYIEILQTDSVQERTHLFSSLDSILRPQAPDAVHFTIAQLDSTNQIIVRFQHHKTRTPDITRGKNFPINNLSHESLAIYYNFPISFFLEESWQDILAIVALTLLLVLGLQYLSHAQQHLSRLQEEMIKQVVHDWKTPLASIVTLSELVEKKSIPEDDEKGRAKIRLIQEEANRLKTSSQQLLKTLSGLAHLNITRDEFNLKNEILSLFEKQYLANHGQKNIQLNLRYLVESETVYASHFYLLGALQNLLDNAVKYSGETPQITVICYQKRGTFVIEIRDNGPGIPKKQQKYIFNKYYQANKDSTNKKGYGLGLTYVYNVIKAHKGKITVDSPPGKGCTFTIYLRKWKKK comes from the coding sequence ATGAAACACGATTTAAGAATAATAGGTTATATCACGTTCACGATATTCATTTTATTGTGGATCAATCAATTATTCTCCGGTATTAAATTATACGAAACCGTCAAGACACGCTGGCAAATTCACATGGATTCTATTATCGAATCAGTTATTCCCCCATACATAGAAATATTACAAACGGACTCCGTTCAAGAACGAACCCATCTTTTCTCGTCATTAGACAGCATATTACGCCCCCAAGCACCCGATGCCGTTCATTTCACCATCGCACAATTAGACAGCACAAATCAAATCATAGTCCGGTTCCAGCATCACAAAACACGCACGCCCGACATAACACGAGGAAAAAACTTCCCGATAAATAATCTTTCCCACGAATCCTTGGCCATTTATTACAATTTTCCAATCTCCTTCTTTTTAGAGGAATCATGGCAAGACATCCTCGCCATTGTCGCGCTGACACTACTACTTGTTCTAGGTTTACAATACCTCTCCCACGCCCAACAACATCTATCCCGCCTTCAAGAAGAAATGATTAAACAAGTCGTGCATGACTGGAAGACCCCTCTTGCAAGTATCGTCACCCTGTCTGAACTTGTAGAAAAGAAATCCATCCCCGAGGATGACGAAAAGGGACGTGCGAAAATCCGGCTCATCCAAGAAGAAGCCAACCGACTGAAAACAAGCTCTCAGCAATTGCTTAAAACGTTAAGCGGGCTCGCCCACTTGAACATCACCCGGGACGAATTTAACCTGAAAAACGAGATACTCTCGTTATTCGAGAAACAATACCTCGCCAACCACGGACAAAAAAATATCCAGTTAAACTTGCGCTATCTCGTTGAATCCGAAACTGTTTATGCATCACATTTCTACCTACTCGGCGCTCTTCAAAATCTCTTGGATAATGCCGTGAAATACAGCGGAGAAACGCCACAGATCACCGTAATCTGTTACCAAAAAAGAGGAACCTTCGTTATAGAAATAAGGGACAACGGTCCCGGTATTCCCAAAAAGCAACAAAAATATATTTTCAACAAATATTATCAGGCAAACAAAGACTCTACCAATAAAAAAGGATACGGTTTAGGCTTGACATACGTCTACAACGTCATCAAAGCCCACAAGGGAAAAATCACGGTGGACAGCCCGCCGGGAAAAGGATGTACATTCACGATATACTTACGCAAATGGAAGAAAAAATAA
- a CDS encoding ABC transporter ATP-binding protein, giving the protein MITLENINKTFYTSEVETRALEDINLTVEKGEFVAIMGPSGCGKSTMLNIMGLLDKPTSGWVIIDDVRADSLYDRDMARIRNQKLGFIFQSFHLIPSLNVLDNVLLPMLYRRGSSASANKKRALELIEKVGLTHRLKHFPSQLSGGQCQRVAIARALIGQPKVILADEPTGNLDSKMGTEIMDLLVQLNREGTTIVMVTHDERLAEETGRIIRLFDGKLVL; this is encoded by the coding sequence ATGATAACTTTAGAAAATATTAATAAAACGTTTTACACGAGCGAAGTGGAGACACGGGCATTGGAAGATATTAATTTGACGGTGGAGAAAGGTGAGTTTGTGGCTATCATGGGACCTTCGGGGTGTGGAAAGAGTACGATGTTGAATATTATGGGGTTGTTGGATAAGCCAACGAGTGGTTGGGTGATTATTGATGATGTCCGGGCAGATTCTTTGTATGATCGGGATATGGCGAGGATTCGTAACCAGAAACTAGGATTTATTTTCCAGAGTTTCCATTTGATCCCATCGTTGAACGTGTTGGATAACGTGTTGCTGCCGATGTTGTATCGCCGGGGAAGTTCTGCATCGGCCAATAAGAAAAGGGCACTGGAATTAATTGAAAAGGTCGGGTTGACTCATCGCTTGAAACATTTCCCCTCGCAGTTGTCCGGGGGACAATGCCAACGGGTGGCGATAGCGAGGGCGTTGATCGGGCAGCCGAAAGTGATTCTGGCGGACGAGCCGACGGGAAATTTGGATAGTAAGATGGGAACGGAGATCATGGATTTACTCGTACAATTGAACCGGGAGGGGACGACAATCGTGATGGTGACGCATGATGAGAGATTGGCGGAGGAAACCGGACGGATCATTCGTTTGTTTGACGGAAAGTTAGTGTTATGA
- a CDS encoding ABC transporter permease: MNRWKNYIIPAFYHIRHNLSFAIFYVLGTALAFVFIAIVLQLVYSVVGNEPPMVNADRIVCVDEFLDPQGNPLYKISAKEVSGFMEEIQGYDLYAVSHTEIADVFGEHTFITRPVNYVNADYWNVFQFEFQEGRAFSRQEFDKKQPVAVIDKSMADILFKEESAVGKKIECQKVVYTITGVVKDVSIFTTGISGKFWLSDKYNTFTPSGDRFYEIYVLFPDEMPVIAAKQGIVRVVKNYYSRQGEEVDVSAETLYTMRESLIRRVGVRLLAYGVPVVLLLLLVIPAINIMTLNVANSNKQSEEIAIRRAIGAPRSALFFQMMTENLILVVVGVFFGLLLFFPMVYWIEEVCVNGVTGGTDSLVTDINSLVILGGIFPLMLVFTLLTGGCSACLAVRKNMAVVLKGGAE; this comes from the coding sequence ATGAATCGATGGAAAAATTATATAATTCCAGCGTTTTACCATATCCGGCACAACCTGTCGTTTGCAATTTTTTACGTGTTGGGTACGGCGTTGGCGTTCGTGTTTATCGCGATCGTGTTGCAACTCGTTTATTCTGTTGTTGGTAACGAGCCGCCGATGGTGAATGCGGACCGGATTGTTTGTGTTGATGAATTTTTAGATCCACAAGGTAACCCTTTATATAAAATTTCTGCCAAGGAAGTAAGTGGTTTTATGGAGGAAATACAGGGATATGATTTGTATGCAGTCAGCCACACTGAGATTGCGGATGTTTTTGGTGAGCATACATTTATTACTCGCCCGGTAAATTACGTGAATGCAGATTATTGGAATGTTTTTCAGTTTGAATTTCAAGAAGGGCGTGCGTTTTCACGGCAAGAATTCGATAAGAAACAACCCGTTGCCGTGATAGATAAAAGTATGGCAGATATTTTATTCAAGGAAGAGAGTGCCGTGGGCAAAAAAATAGAGTGTCAAAAGGTCGTTTACACAATCACAGGGGTGGTGAAAGATGTTTCTATTTTTACAACGGGAATATCCGGGAAGTTCTGGTTGTCGGATAAGTATAATACATTTACACCTAGCGGGGATCGTTTTTATGAGATTTATGTTTTGTTCCCGGATGAGATGCCTGTGATTGCTGCAAAGCAGGGCATCGTACGTGTGGTGAAGAATTATTATTCTCGTCAAGGGGAGGAAGTAGATGTTTCCGCGGAAACGTTGTACACGATGAGAGAGAGTTTGATTCGCCGAGTGGGAGTCCGCTTGTTGGCATATGGGGTACCTGTTGTGCTTTTGCTCCTTTTGGTTATTCCGGCGATTAATATCATGACATTGAACGTGGCGAATTCGAATAAACAATCCGAGGAAATTGCAATAAGAAGAGCGATAGGGGCTCCTCGTTCGGCCCTTTTCTTTCAGATGATGACGGAGAATCTGATTCTTGTGGTTGTTGGGGTGTTCTTTGGATTATTGTTGTTTTTTCCGATGGTTTACTGGATCGAGGAGGTGTGTGTTAATGGCGTGACGGGCGGTACGGATTCTTTGGTTACGGATATTAATTCCTTGGTTATACTGGGTGGAATTTTCCCTCTAATGCTTGTATTTACACTGCTGACGGGCGGTTGTTCCGCTTGCTTGGCTGTGAGGAAAAATATGGCGGTGGTACTGAAAGGAGGTGCTGAATGA
- a CDS encoding ABC transporter permease: MFKTIRNSWKLFYGIFIEQVTVCIVLMLVVVSVFVTLDKMYSPGLLDTDNTVCFGYVLASEDCDKEGIGGCIDVVADNLKKLDYVVGITQSMAMTPYVGEYAWYDSIRVEGKMYRVNYKGADEEACKVFHLEIVEGEWLTDNRLADGSSACVVTQQLVDKLKWTQTLGRKIFMRGNNFTVTGVLSGIKHKIFFGF, encoded by the coding sequence GTGTTTAAGACTATCAGGAATTCGTGGAAATTATTTTATGGGATTTTCATAGAGCAGGTAACGGTTTGCATTGTATTGATGCTGGTGGTGGTTTCTGTCTTTGTAACTTTGGATAAGATGTATTCGCCGGGATTGCTAGATACGGATAATACGGTTTGTTTTGGTTATGTACTTGCGAGTGAAGATTGCGATAAGGAAGGGATCGGAGGATGTATTGATGTTGTGGCAGATAATTTGAAGAAGTTGGATTATGTGGTCGGGATTACACAAAGTATGGCGATGACTCCTTATGTGGGAGAGTATGCTTGGTATGACAGTATTCGTGTTGAAGGAAAAATGTATCGTGTGAATTACAAAGGAGCAGACGAGGAGGCTTGTAAGGTGTTTCATCTGGAAATTGTGGAGGGCGAATGGCTCACGGACAATAGATTGGCGGATGGATCGTCCGCTTGTGTCGTTACGCAACAACTCGTTGATAAATTAAAATGGACGCAAACTCTTGGACGTAAAATTTTTATGAGAGGAAATAATTTTACGGTGACGGGGGTGCTATCCGGAATAAAACATAAGATTTTTTTTGGATTCTGA
- a CDS encoding ABC transporter permease, giving the protein MDSDPTIIIPCNTMGNDDMFRELCVRVEPGKGEEFIMAYYNEFQRLIPVQEAQPFAINMELAKRGACSTTFVNIMLQAVPTIFLFVFAFIGTFGLFMQNSERRVREFALRLAVGATPRKLLVFVMLESFVVTLLACVPGVLLSMFIYEYTLPEWTGVCITVLVMVMFSMLSTWYPAYRVTKVNPAVTLK; this is encoded by the coding sequence TTGGATTCTGATCCAACGATCATTATACCATGTAATACGATGGGGAATGATGATATGTTTCGGGAACTTTGTGTTCGTGTAGAGCCGGGCAAGGGGGAGGAGTTTATTATGGCTTATTATAATGAATTTCAACGATTGATACCCGTTCAAGAAGCTCAGCCGTTTGCGATAAATATGGAGTTAGCTAAAAGAGGTGCATGTAGTACAACATTCGTGAATATTATGTTACAAGCCGTTCCCACGATATTCCTGTTTGTTTTCGCATTTATCGGTACGTTTGGCTTGTTTATGCAGAATTCGGAAAGACGAGTACGAGAATTTGCTTTGAGGTTGGCCGTGGGTGCGACTCCCCGTAAGTTACTCGTGTTCGTGATGTTGGAAAGCTTTGTTGTTACTTTACTAGCCTGTGTGCCCGGAGTTCTCTTGTCCATGTTTATTTATGAGTATACTTTGCCGGAATGGACGGGTGTGTGCATAACGGTGCTTGTTATGGTTATGTTTTCGATGTTGAGTACTTGGTATCCGGCTTACCGGGTGACGAAGGTAAACCCGGCGGTGACGTTGAAGTGA